A DNA window from Microcystis aeruginosa NIES-843 contains the following coding sequences:
- a CDS encoding DNA adenine methylase, translated as MSKIKSPLRYPGGKSRAIKQIMPQIPVNIREYREPFFCGGSVFFAVKQLFGQQIKTYWINDLNYDLYCFWQCAQENIEFLVAKITEIKQKYDKGRELFQDLTREDLKLTDFEKAVRFFILNRMTFSGTVDSGGYSQAAFNSRFTDSSIARLTQIAPLLSSVKITNQDYEELLFAEGKEVFIFLDPPYYSATKSRLYGVRGNLHTSFDHQRFADNMRQCQAKWLITYDDCPEIRKLFDFAHIIEWNLQYGMNNYKQGAAASGRELMIKNY; from the coding sequence ATGTCAAAAATTAAAAGTCCTCTGCGTTATCCAGGGGGGAAATCCCGGGCAATTAAGCAAATTATGCCGCAAATTCCTGTCAATATTAGGGAATATCGAGAACCTTTTTTTTGTGGGGGTTCTGTATTTTTTGCTGTTAAGCAACTCTTTGGACAACAAATAAAAACCTATTGGATTAATGACTTAAATTATGATTTATATTGTTTCTGGCAATGCGCTCAAGAAAATATTGAGTTTTTGGTAGCAAAAATAACAGAAATTAAACAGAAATATGATAAGGGACGAGAATTATTTCAAGATTTGACAAGGGAAGATTTAAAGTTAACCGACTTTGAGAAAGCGGTGCGTTTTTTTATCTTAAATCGGATGACTTTTTCGGGAACAGTCGATTCCGGGGGTTATTCCCAAGCGGCTTTTAACAGTAGATTTACTGATTCATCAATTGCCAGATTAACGCAAATTGCGCCGTTATTATCATCGGTAAAAATTACTAACCAAGACTACGAAGAATTATTATTTGCTGAGGGAAAAGAAGTTTTTATCTTCCTCGATCCCCCCTACTATAGTGCCACAAAATCCCGTTTATACGGCGTAAGAGGGAATTTACATACCAGCTTCGATCATCAACGTTTTGCCGATAATATGCGTCAATGTCAGGCTAAATGGTTAATTACCTACGATGATTGTCCAGAGATACGAAAACTCTTTGATTTTGCCCATATTATCGAGTGGAATCTTCAGTATGGCATGAATAATTATAAACAAGGAGCGGCGGCATCTGGTAGAGAATTAATGATCAAAAATTATTAG
- the cysK gene encoding cysteine synthase A, with product MSKKWFADNSLSIGRTPLVRLNRVVGNTHATVLAKIEGRNPAYSVKCRIGAAMIWDAEQRGLLGPGKELVEPTSGNTGIALAFVAAAKGIPLTLTMPETMSLERRKLLLAYGANLVLTEGTKGMTGAVAKAEEIAASNPDRYVLLQQFRNAANPRIHEETTGPEIWQDTDGAIDILVSGVGTGGTITGVSRYVKKTRGKPILSVAVEPEASPILSQARAGQPLKSGPHKIQGIGAGFVPEVLDLSLVDGIETVSNEEAILYAQRLAKEEGIISGISCGAAVAVAARLAQQPEHQGKTIVVILPDSGERYLSSILFQGVFNEQGLVA from the coding sequence GTGAGTAAGAAATGGTTCGCAGATAACAGTTTGTCGATCGGGCGGACTCCTCTAGTGCGCCTTAATCGAGTCGTTGGCAACACTCACGCCACGGTTCTGGCCAAGATTGAAGGTCGCAATCCGGCCTATTCGGTCAAATGTCGTATTGGTGCGGCCATGATCTGGGATGCGGAACAACGGGGACTATTGGGGCCGGGCAAAGAACTGGTGGAACCCACCAGTGGCAATACAGGCATTGCCCTAGCCTTTGTAGCCGCCGCTAAGGGGATTCCCCTCACCCTGACCATGCCTGAAACCATGAGCTTGGAGCGGCGCAAACTGTTGCTCGCCTATGGAGCCAATCTGGTGTTAACAGAAGGGACTAAGGGAATGACCGGAGCAGTGGCAAAGGCAGAAGAAATTGCCGCGTCTAATCCCGATCGCTATGTGTTGTTGCAACAGTTCCGCAATGCTGCCAATCCCCGCATCCATGAGGAAACCACCGGCCCTGAAATTTGGCAGGACACAGACGGGGCGATCGATATTCTCGTGTCGGGTGTGGGAACGGGCGGAACCATTACGGGAGTTTCGCGCTATGTCAAAAAGACCCGGGGAAAACCGATTTTATCGGTAGCAGTGGAGCCAGAAGCCAGCCCCATACTATCCCAAGCCCGGGCAGGTCAGCCCTTAAAGTCTGGCCCTCACAAAATTCAGGGCATTGGGGCGGGGTTTGTTCCCGAAGTTCTGGATTTATCCCTCGTGGATGGGATTGAAACCGTTTCCAACGAAGAGGCCATTCTTTATGCCCAACGGTTGGCCAAGGAAGAAGGGATTATCTCCGGCATTTCCTGCGGTGCCGCCGTCGCCGTCGCCGCTCGCTTGGCACAACAACCCGAACACCAAGGCAAAACCATTGTCGTGATTTTGCCAGATTCCGGAGAACGGTATTTGAGTTCCATCCTGTTCCAGGGGGTATTTAATGAGCAAGGGTTAGTGGCATGA
- a CDS encoding 6-bladed beta-propeller, with protein MSLSKVINHGGREKRSLSKALLKSFSLVTATAIGCISVATSATAASFSFAFGSQGTGNGEFESPRGIAVSRSGDIYVADTDNNRVQVFNSSGVFQSAFGSFGTGTGQFRSPYGIAVSRGGNVYVADTDNNRVQVFDSSGVFQSAFGTNGTGTGQFQGPYAIAVGSSGNVYVADTFNNRIQVFNSTGVFQFAFGSSSPYGIAVGSSGNIYVADTFNNRIQVFNSTGVFQFAFGSQGLGNGEFNSPFGIAVDSSGYIYVTDTFNDRVQVFNPSGVFQSTFGSFGTGNGEFSLPYGIAVGSRGNIYVADTANNRVQVFRTPEPSSIIGLGILGGGLVVRRLAKRG; from the coding sequence ATGTCCCTATCTAAAGTTATTAATCATGGGGGGCGGGAGAAGCGTAGCTTATCAAAGGCTCTGCTGAAATCCTTTTCCCTAGTCACGGCCACTGCGATCGGATGTATTAGTGTCGCCACCAGTGCCACTGCGGCCAGTTTTTCCTTCGCTTTCGGTAGCCAAGGTACGGGGAACGGTGAGTTCGAAAGCCCCCGTGGTATCGCCGTCAGTAGAAGTGGTGATATCTATGTAGCCGATACGGATAACAATCGGGTACAGGTATTCAACTCTAGTGGTGTCTTCCAGTCCGCTTTCGGTAGCTTCGGTACGGGGACCGGTCAGTTCCGAAGCCCCTACGGTATCGCCGTCAGTAGAGGTGGTAATGTCTATGTAGCCGATACGGACAACAATCGGGTACAGGTATTCGACTCTAGTGGTGTCTTCCAGTCCGCTTTCGGTACCAATGGTACGGGGACCGGTCAGTTCCAAGGCCCCTACGCTATCGCGGTCGGTAGCAGTGGTAATGTCTATGTAGCCGATACGTTCAACAATCGCATACAGGTATTCAACTCCACTGGTGTCTTCCAGTTCGCTTTTGGTAGCTCCAGCCCCTACGGTATCGCTGTCGGTAGCAGTGGTAATATCTATGTAGCCGATACGTTCAACAATCGCATACAGGTATTCAACTCCACTGGTGTCTTCCAGTTCGCTTTCGGTAGCCAAGGTTTGGGGAACGGTGAGTTCAATAGCCCCTTCGGTATCGCTGTCGATAGCAGCGGTTATATCTATGTAACCGATACGTTCAACGATCGCGTACAGGTATTCAACCCCAGTGGTGTCTTCCAGTCCACTTTCGGTAGCTTCGGTACGGGGAACGGTGAGTTCAGTCTGCCCTACGGTATCGCTGTCGGTAGCCGTGGTAATATCTATGTAGCCGATACGGCCAACAATCGCGTACAGGTATTCAGAACGCCCGAACCTTCTAGTATTATCGGATTAGGCATACTAGGGGGGGGTTTAGTGGTGCGTCGCCTCGCTAAACGTGGTTAA
- a CDS encoding Rpn family recombination-promoting nuclease/putative transposase produces MKTDSIFYRLFQTFPESFFDLLNLPPETVNHYQFSSLEVKQLAFRLDGVFLPDNLNEPIYFVEVQFQKDERFYSRFFSEIFLYFHQSESNNNWQGVIIHPHPGIENSPKSRYQEFFESGRVNCYYLNQLDEGDSLGVKVLQLIVESEPNTLAQGKELIQQVRQQFQESLKRQDILELIETILIYKLPKLNRKEIEAMFSLSDLRETKVYQEALEEGREEGREEGREEGREEGELSAKKSLILRQLNLKLGSIPLKVEQKIKQLNPNQLDNLALALLDFSDLEDLHQWLN; encoded by the coding sequence GTGAAAACGGACAGTATTTTCTATCGTCTCTTTCAGACTTTTCCTGAAAGTTTCTTTGATTTGCTGAATCTTCCCCCTGAAACCGTCAATCATTATCAATTTTCCTCCCTAGAAGTTAAACAACTCGCTTTTCGTTTAGATGGGGTCTTTCTTCCTGATAACCTTAATGAACCGATTTACTTTGTTGAGGTACAATTTCAAAAAGATGAACGGTTTTACTCGCGCTTTTTTAGTGAAATATTTCTCTATTTTCATCAAAGTGAGAGTAATAACAATTGGCAAGGGGTGATCATTCATCCTCATCCTGGAATTGAAAATAGTCCCAAATCTCGTTATCAAGAATTCTTTGAGTCAGGACGGGTTAACTGTTATTATCTGAATCAATTAGATGAGGGGGATTCTCTGGGGGTAAAAGTGTTACAATTAATTGTGGAATCGGAACCAAACACCTTAGCCCAAGGAAAAGAACTGATTCAACAAGTTAGACAACAATTTCAGGAGTCTTTAAAAAGACAGGACATTCTAGAATTAATTGAGACAATTCTCATTTATAAATTACCGAAATTAAACCGTAAGGAGATAGAAGCTATGTTTAGTTTAAGTGATTTAAGAGAAACTAAGGTTTATCAAGAAGCTTTAGAGGAAGGCAGAGAGGAAGGCAGAGAGGAAGGCAGAGAGGAAGGCAGAGAGGAAGGAGAATTATCGGCTAAAAAAAGCCTAATTTTGCGTCAGCTAAACTTAAAACTAGGTTCTATTCCTTTAAAGGTAGAACAAAAAATTAAACAGTTAAATCCTAATCAATTGGATAATTTAGCTCTTGCTTTATTGGATTTTTCGGATTTAGAAGATTTGCACCAATGGTTAAATTAA
- a CDS encoding family 2A encapsulin nanocompartment shell protein → MTYTQDHELQLALGDAAARQLANATKTVPQLLTISPRWFVRLLHWLPVEAGIYRLNKVRDASRVEVACSERDERELPETFVDYEETPREYFLSAVNTVLDVHTRVSDLYSSPHDQIHEQLRLTIETLKERQENELINNHEYGLLNNIVDSQKVQPRNGAPTPDDLDELLVKVWKEPAFFLAHPKAIAAFGREATRRGVPPATVSLFGSQFITWRGVPLIPSDKLAVNEQGKTNILLLRVGESRQGVVGLYQPNLPGQQGVGLSVRFMGISRKAIASYLVSLYCSLAVLTDDAAAVLENVDVNQYHIYDYD, encoded by the coding sequence ATGACCTATACCCAAGATCATGAATTGCAACTGGCTTTGGGAGATGCTGCCGCTCGGCAGTTAGCCAATGCCACAAAGACCGTTCCTCAGTTATTGACCATTTCACCCCGGTGGTTCGTTCGCCTCTTGCATTGGCTACCCGTTGAAGCGGGGATTTATCGTCTCAATAAAGTCAGGGATGCCTCCCGGGTTGAGGTGGCCTGCTCTGAACGAGATGAGCGGGAGCTGCCCGAAACCTTTGTGGATTACGAAGAGACCCCCCGGGAGTATTTCTTGAGTGCGGTGAATACGGTACTGGATGTTCACACTCGCGTGTCCGATCTCTACAGCAGTCCCCACGATCAGATCCATGAACAATTGCGCCTGACGATCGAAACCCTGAAGGAACGTCAAGAAAATGAGTTGATCAACAACCATGAGTACGGATTGCTCAACAATATTGTTGATTCCCAGAAAGTGCAACCTCGCAATGGTGCGCCCACGCCGGACGATTTGGATGAGTTGCTGGTGAAGGTGTGGAAAGAACCGGCATTTTTCCTCGCCCATCCTAAAGCGATCGCGGCCTTTGGCCGAGAAGCAACCCGACGGGGTGTACCCCCTGCCACGGTGTCATTATTCGGGTCTCAGTTTATTACCTGGCGGGGCGTGCCTTTGATTCCTTCCGATAAGTTGGCTGTGAATGAACAAGGCAAAACCAATATTTTGTTATTGCGGGTAGGAGAAAGCCGTCAAGGGGTGGTCGGTCTCTATCAGCCCAATTTACCCGGTCAACAGGGAGTTGGCTTGTCGGTGCGATTTATGGGGATTAGTCGCAAGGCGATCGCCTCTTACCTGGTCTCCCTCTACTGTTCGTTGGCAGTGTTGACCGACGACGCGGCGGCCGTACTGGAGAACGTTGATGTCAACCAATACCACATCTACGACTATGACTAA
- the epsC gene encoding serine O-acetyltransferase EpsC encodes MTSEHPSSSSALSQSTLSLDLDEIITQLSKPRGESFHSWSQSRSHFPLPSREALFRIVDRLRAVLFPYHFGNPDLGETSSRYFIGHTLNEVLQLLHHQVCREQWLLGSQLHWSSDQIEKHAQGTVQAFATQLPHLKALLETDITAAYRGDPAARNLDEVLFCYPGVTAITYHRIAHALYRLDSPLLARIISEIGHSLTGIDIHPGASIGNSFFIDHGTGVVIGATTVIGDRVRLYQAVTLGAKSFPRDESGSLIKGQARHPIIEDDVVIYSGATILGRVTIGRGATIGGNVWLTRSVPPGGFVSQAQLRQEMFDDGSGI; translated from the coding sequence ATGACGAGCGAGCATCCGAGCAGTTCCAGCGCTCTCTCCCAATCGACCCTGTCCTTGGATCTCGATGAGATTATCACTCAATTGTCTAAACCTCGTGGCGAGTCGTTCCACAGTTGGTCTCAATCACGAAGCCATTTCCCCTTGCCCTCCCGTGAGGCCTTATTTCGGATTGTTGATCGACTGCGTGCCGTTCTTTTTCCCTATCACTTTGGCAATCCCGATTTAGGCGAAACATCCAGCCGCTATTTTATCGGTCATACCCTCAATGAAGTCTTGCAACTGCTGCATCACCAGGTTTGTCGCGAACAGTGGTTGCTGGGGTCACAGTTGCACTGGTCGTCAGACCAGATTGAGAAACACGCCCAAGGGACGGTACAAGCCTTTGCCACCCAATTACCCCATCTGAAAGCTCTACTGGAAACCGATATCACCGCGGCCTATCGAGGTGATCCGGCGGCCAGAAATTTAGATGAAGTATTGTTTTGTTACCCCGGGGTAACGGCAATCACTTATCACCGCATTGCCCATGCCCTGTATCGTTTGGACTCGCCCCTGTTGGCGCGGATTATCAGTGAAATTGGCCATTCCTTAACGGGGATTGACATTCACCCCGGCGCCTCGATCGGCAATAGCTTCTTTATCGATCATGGGACGGGGGTGGTGATTGGGGCAACCACGGTGATTGGCGACCGCGTGCGCCTTTACCAAGCGGTCACGCTCGGGGCGAAAAGTTTTCCCCGGGACGAATCGGGCAGTTTAATCAAAGGTCAAGCCCGTCATCCGATTATTGAAGATGATGTGGTGATTTACTCAGGTGCAACGATTCTCGGTCGGGTAACTATCGGTCGGGGCGCAACCATTGGTGGAAATGTTTGGTTAACCCGCAGTGTGCCGCCGGGGGGTTTTGTCTCCCAGGCGCAACTACGACAGGAAATGTTTGATGACGGCTCTGGAATTTGA
- a CDS encoding family 2A encapsulin nanocompartment cargo protein cysteine desulfurase: MSTNTTSTTMTNPELIPEKAGGNLPALSPPTTAPTEVENISLNPLFQPDLLEHLAQTIIQELQRHDLKAEVAKGLSTDRDYLVPSAAAIPPTLDLPATPATSPAAVGERPTVPLAVPLATPSFYFIEELETKIPDLPAVVAKPGQLVQVPGIDPLFVPHASGRSVQRPSFFDVHTIRLDFPILQERVNGKPLIWFDNAATTQKPQAVIDRLVHFYSHENSNVHRAAHELAARSTDAYEAARETVRRFLNASSANEIIFVRGTTEGINLVAKSWGQQTLQAGDEIVLTHLEHHANIVPWQQLAAQTGAKLRVVPVDDHGQILLAEYQQLLNSRTKLVAFSHVSNALGTITPAKQIIDLAHRVGAKVLLDGAQSVSHIPIDVQQLGCDWFVFSGHKVFGPTGIGVLYGQEDLLNATVPWQSGGNMIVDVTFERTVYQAAPTRFEAGTGNIADAVGLGTALDYVQQIGLTTIANYEHELLEYATAGLTTIPGLRLIGTAADKAAVLSFVLEGFDVEVIGQALNREGIAVRAGHHCAQPILRRFGLEATVRPSLAFYNTKAEVDALVAALERLQHE, encoded by the coding sequence ATGTCAACCAATACCACATCTACGACTATGACTAACCCTGAACTGATCCCTGAAAAGGCGGGGGGGAATCTACCCGCTCTATCCCCGCCCACCACTGCCCCAACTGAGGTCGAGAACATTTCTCTTAACCCCTTATTTCAACCTGACCTTCTTGAGCATCTCGCCCAGACGATAATTCAAGAACTACAACGGCACGACCTTAAGGCCGAGGTGGCGAAGGGGTTGAGTACAGATCGGGATTATCTGGTGCCATCCGCCGCGGCGATTCCCCCAACCCTGGACTTGCCGGCTACCCCCGCAACCTCCCCAGCTGCTGTGGGCGAACGGCCCACAGTTCCCTTGGCTGTACCCTTAGCAACCCCCTCTTTCTACTTCATTGAGGAGTTAGAAACAAAAATCCCCGACCTTCCGGCGGTAGTGGCCAAACCGGGCCAGCTTGTTCAAGTCCCGGGTATCGATCCCCTTTTTGTCCCCCATGCCAGCGGGCGAAGCGTTCAAAGACCTAGCTTCTTTGATGTTCATACCATCCGCCTGGATTTTCCCATCCTGCAAGAACGGGTGAATGGCAAACCACTGATCTGGTTCGACAACGCCGCAACAACTCAAAAGCCCCAAGCAGTCATCGATCGCCTCGTTCATTTCTACAGCCATGAAAATTCCAATGTGCATCGTGCCGCCCATGAATTAGCGGCTCGCTCCACAGATGCTTACGAAGCGGCCAGAGAAACGGTACGCCGTTTTCTCAATGCCTCATCTGCCAACGAAATCATTTTCGTGCGGGGAACAACGGAAGGCATTAATCTGGTGGCAAAAAGCTGGGGACAACAAACCCTACAAGCGGGGGATGAGATTGTCCTCACCCATCTAGAACACCATGCCAATATTGTGCCTTGGCAGCAACTAGCCGCCCAAACGGGAGCAAAGTTGCGGGTTGTCCCCGTGGATGACCACGGGCAGATTTTACTGGCAGAGTACCAACAATTACTCAACTCCCGCACAAAACTGGTGGCCTTTTCCCATGTTTCCAATGCCTTGGGAACCATTACTCCCGCCAAACAAATCATTGACTTAGCCCATCGGGTCGGGGCCAAAGTCTTGTTAGATGGCGCTCAATCGGTTTCCCACATTCCGATCGATGTTCAACAATTAGGGTGTGATTGGTTCGTCTTTTCCGGACATAAAGTCTTTGGTCCCACAGGAATCGGGGTACTTTATGGTCAAGAAGACCTGTTGAATGCCACGGTTCCCTGGCAAAGCGGCGGCAACATGATCGTGGATGTGACGTTTGAGCGTACCGTGTATCAGGCGGCTCCCACTCGCTTCGAGGCCGGAACGGGCAATATTGCCGATGCCGTTGGCTTAGGGACGGCCTTGGATTATGTTCAGCAGATTGGTTTGACCACCATTGCCAATTACGAGCATGAACTTCTGGAGTACGCCACTGCGGGACTGACAACCATTCCGGGCCTGCGTTTGATTGGGACGGCAGCCGATAAGGCTGCCGTGCTTTCCTTTGTGCTGGAGGGATTTGATGTGGAAGTCATTGGACAGGCCCTGAACCGGGAAGGGATTGCCGTGCGGGCAGGCCATCACTGCGCTCAACCCATTCTGCGACGCTTTGGTCTAGAGGCAACGGTGCGCCCTTCCTTGGCTTTCTACAATACTAAAGCCGAGGTGGATGCGCTGGTGGCCGCGTTGGAACGTTTGCAACACGAATAA
- a CDS encoding IS630-like element ISMae21 family transposase, translating into MSYSLDLRKKVIDYVENGGSITKAAALFNIGRATIYRWLGREKLEATKVKHRQRKLDWKALSKDVQENPEARLRDRAEKFGVRPSAICYALKNMKVTRKKKELRYRERNREERMKYYRVLRELIKIYGSESLVFIDESGFEEFQACFYAWSKKGKKVFGDRQGKRGKRENLVAGRRKGKKDFIAPMVFTRSLNAEGFEGWLSLYLLPSLTITSVLIMDNAPIHRKTVIKQLVEEAGHQVVFLPKYSPDLNDIEHDFSALKRARMYAPVGTPLDEIIRTYCVA; encoded by the coding sequence ATGTCTTATAGCCTAGACTTGAGAAAAAAAGTAATCGATTATGTAGAGAATGGGGGAAGCATAACCAAAGCCGCCGCTCTATTTAATATAGGAAGAGCGACGATATATAGATGGCTAGGTAGGGAAAAACTGGAAGCAACAAAGGTAAAACACCGTCAGAGAAAGCTGGACTGGAAAGCACTGTCAAAAGATGTCCAAGAAAATCCCGAGGCAAGATTAAGAGACAGAGCCGAGAAATTTGGAGTGAGACCAAGTGCCATTTGCTATGCCTTAAAAAACATGAAAGTTACCAGAAAAAAGAAGGAACTTCGTTATAGAGAAAGAAACCGAGAAGAAAGAATGAAATACTACAGAGTGCTGAGAGAATTGATTAAAATATATGGAAGTGAAAGCCTTGTATTTATTGATGAGTCAGGGTTTGAAGAATTTCAAGCCTGTTTTTATGCTTGGTCAAAAAAAGGGAAGAAAGTCTTTGGAGATAGACAAGGAAAACGAGGAAAAAGAGAGAACCTTGTCGCTGGTAGAAGAAAGGGAAAAAAAGACTTTATTGCACCGATGGTATTTACGAGAAGCCTGAATGCCGAAGGTTTTGAAGGGTGGTTATCTTTATATTTGTTGCCCTCTCTAACCATAACATCAGTATTAATTATGGATAATGCACCAATTCATCGGAAGACAGTCATTAAACAACTGGTAGAGGAAGCAGGTCATCAGGTCGTGTTTTTGCCAAAATACTCTCCTGATTTAAATGATATCGAACATGATTTTAGTGCATTAAAGAGGGCAAGAATGTATGCTCCTGTGGGGACACCCCTTGATGAAATTATTCGTACTTATTGTGTCGCCTAG
- a CDS encoding type II toxin-antitoxin system PemK/MazF family toxin: protein MITNPLKRGEVWLADLNPTQGSEEAGIRPVIIFQNDLVSQFSTTIIAIPLTTNQRRAALPICLLIEQGNGGLGQDSVALCFQMRVLDKTRLIRTLGQLSPEIIAQLEEVVLLTLGYES, encoded by the coding sequence ATGATCACTAATCCTCTGAAACGGGGTGAAGTCTGGTTAGCCGACCTCAATCCAACTCAAGGTTCTGAAGAAGCGGGCATTCGTCCCGTCATCATTTTCCAGAATGACCTTGTTTCCCAGTTCTCAACTACGATCATTGCTATTCCGCTCACCACCAACCAACGTCGCGCTGCTTTGCCTATATGCTTACTGATAGAACAAGGTAATGGTGGACTCGGCCAAGATTCTGTTGCCCTATGTTTTCAGATGAGAGTGCTGGATAAAACTCGTTTGATCCGCACACTGGGACAACTGAGTCCCGAAATAATTGCCCAATTGGAAGAAGTGGTTTTGCTAACCTTAGGATACGAGTCCTAA
- a CDS encoding ISL3-like element ISMae36 family transposase: protein MILDKFLNLKGTCIQGYLHLENIGIVCRIESKNQKATCPRCGLESDKLHQNHRHLVKDLPISGQPVYLQINRRQFKCDNCQRPFSEELDFVAKKRTYTKRLAANILEQLKEGDILNVSRINDVTEEEIQRMIEDIAEEITEPDLSELKRLGIDEIALVKGQKNYCAVLVNLDTGKLIAILEKRTQEELRETLTGWGKEVLEQIEEVSIDLWLPYKNLVKELMPSAEVVADRFHVMKQINQELDEQRRAEKRAVEAQKNKKQKAEKEAKLEVLKRSKYSLLKNEEDLTEPQKIKLEAIKENLTNLKKMQELKEEFRKIYETSENPTEGMLSISEWLAKSSSVFTKSCQTIRNWFGEIISYFERRTTNGVVEGINNKLKLIKRRGYGLRNFRNFWVRSMLSWHLVC, encoded by the coding sequence ATGATACTTGACAAATTTTTGAACCTAAAAGGAACCTGTATTCAAGGCTATCTACACCTAGAAAATATCGGTATAGTTTGCCGAATCGAATCGAAAAATCAAAAAGCAACCTGTCCTCGTTGTGGGTTAGAGAGCGATAAACTCCACCAAAATCATCGACATTTAGTCAAAGATTTACCAATCTCAGGTCAACCAGTATACCTACAAATTAATCGTCGTCAATTTAAGTGCGATAATTGTCAGAGACCCTTTAGCGAAGAGTTAGATTTTGTCGCCAAGAAACGAACCTATACGAAAAGACTAGCCGCAAATATACTCGAACAATTAAAAGAAGGAGATATTTTAAATGTTAGTCGAATAAATGACGTAACGGAAGAAGAGATTCAAAGAATGATAGAGGACATCGCCGAAGAAATTACAGAGCCAGACCTATCGGAATTAAAAAGACTAGGAATTGATGAAATCGCTCTAGTCAAAGGACAAAAAAATTACTGTGCGGTTTTAGTAAATTTAGATACGGGAAAACTAATAGCTATTCTAGAGAAGCGAACACAAGAAGAGTTGAGGGAAACGCTTACTGGGTGGGGAAAAGAGGTGTTAGAGCAAATTGAAGAAGTGAGCATAGACCTTTGGTTGCCCTATAAAAATTTGGTGAAAGAATTGATGCCATCGGCCGAGGTAGTCGCCGATAGATTCCATGTCATGAAACAAATTAATCAAGAGTTAGACGAACAGAGAAGAGCAGAAAAAAGAGCCGTAGAAGCGCAGAAAAATAAAAAACAGAAAGCAGAAAAAGAAGCCAAGCTAGAAGTTTTAAAGCGAAGTAAATATAGCCTGTTAAAAAATGAAGAAGATTTAACGGAACCCCAAAAAATTAAACTAGAAGCTATCAAAGAAAATTTGACAAATTTGAAAAAGATGCAGGAATTAAAGGAAGAATTTAGAAAGATTTATGAAACCTCAGAGAATCCGACAGAGGGAATGCTATCCATCTCGGAATGGTTGGCAAAATCCTCCAGTGTTTTTACCAAGAGTTGTCAAACAATCCGAAACTGGTTTGGAGAAATAATTAGTTATTTCGAGCGAAGGACAACGAATGGGGTGGTCGAGGGAATCAACAATAAACTTAAACTAATAAAACGGAGAGGCTATGGCTTGAGAAACTTTCGGAATTTTTGGGTTAGAAGTATGTTATCTTGGCATCTTGTATGTTGA